Proteins encoded by one window of Streptomyces sp. NBC_01571:
- a CDS encoding pyridoxamine 5'-phosphate oxidase family protein codes for MVHHPLPETDLTRHRRLREQGSLDRGELHAILDAGFVCHLGVVVEGRPVVVPTVYGRDEESLYVHGSVASRSLAAGAPVCVTVTHVDGLVLARSVFEHGVNYRSAMIHGVPRKVTDPAEKTEGLRRLTEHATPGQWAYARRPSRRELAATTLLALSLEEASVKIRTGAPDDGDGPDSALGLWAGTLPLTAVWGAPEADPLLPPGLVPPAHIARREGTRHG; via the coding sequence ATGGTCCACCATCCGCTCCCCGAGACCGACCTCACCCGCCACCGCCGCCTGCGCGAGCAGGGCTCCCTGGACAGGGGCGAGCTCCACGCCATCCTGGACGCGGGATTCGTCTGCCATCTGGGAGTGGTCGTCGAGGGCAGGCCGGTGGTCGTACCGACGGTCTACGGGCGGGACGAGGAGTCGTTGTACGTGCACGGGTCGGTCGCCAGCCGCAGCCTGGCGGCGGGGGCGCCGGTCTGCGTGACCGTCACGCACGTCGACGGGCTCGTCCTGGCGCGGTCCGTCTTCGAGCACGGGGTGAACTACCGGAGCGCCATGATCCACGGCGTACCGCGGAAGGTGACCGACCCGGCGGAGAAGACGGAAGGACTGCGCCGGCTCACCGAGCACGCCACGCCGGGCCAGTGGGCCTACGCCCGTCGCCCCAGCCGCAGGGAACTGGCCGCGACCACCCTCCTCGCCCTCTCCCTGGAAGAGGCCTCCGTGAAGATCCGTACGGGCGCCCCGGACGACGGGGACGGCCCGGACTCGGCGCTCGGGCTCTGGGCCGGGACGCTGCCGCTCACGGCGGTCTGGGGCGCACCCGAGGCCGACCCCCTGCTGCCGCCCGGGCTGGTCCCGCCCGCGCACATCGCGCGACGCGAGGGGACCCGGCACGGCTGA
- a CDS encoding hydroxyacid dehydrogenase has product MSERPVAMFAMTAENVPRIFPPGVLARLRDLVDIDPALVAEDFTRPAVREALAGTEILISGWGCPPLDAAALEAAPKLRAVLHAAGSVKGFVTPAVWERGLVVSSAAGANALPVAEYTLAMILLAGKDVFTHRDRLRAERVFPHQGVLPGIGNLGRRVGVIGASRTGRRLIELLRPFDLRVSLADPYVDEAGAAALGVALLPLDALLGGSDIVSVHAPQTAETRHLIGRRELALMPDGSVLINTARGSLVDHDALAEELRAGRIAAILDVTEPEPLPADSPLYDLPNAFVTPHLAGSQGNELARLGLVVVGEAERLVSGRAPEFRVDERELGRMA; this is encoded by the coding sequence TTGTCCGAGCGCCCCGTCGCGATGTTCGCCATGACCGCGGAGAACGTGCCGCGGATCTTCCCGCCCGGCGTACTGGCCCGGCTGCGGGACCTCGTCGACATCGATCCCGCCCTGGTCGCCGAGGACTTCACCCGGCCCGCCGTCCGCGAGGCGCTGGCCGGGACCGAGATCCTGATCAGCGGCTGGGGATGCCCGCCGCTGGACGCGGCCGCGCTGGAAGCGGCGCCGAAACTGCGTGCGGTGCTGCATGCCGCGGGCTCCGTGAAGGGTTTCGTCACGCCCGCGGTGTGGGAGCGCGGGCTCGTCGTGTCGTCGGCGGCCGGGGCCAACGCGCTGCCCGTCGCCGAGTACACGCTCGCCATGATCCTGCTCGCGGGCAAGGACGTCTTCACCCACCGGGACCGCCTGCGCGCCGAACGGGTCTTTCCTCATCAGGGGGTCCTCCCCGGCATCGGCAACCTCGGCCGCCGCGTCGGCGTCATCGGGGCCTCGCGCACCGGGCGCCGCCTCATCGAACTGCTGCGGCCCTTCGATCTGCGGGTGAGCCTGGCCGACCCGTACGTCGACGAGGCCGGGGCCGCCGCGCTCGGGGTCGCGCTGCTGCCGCTCGACGCTCTGCTCGGCGGCAGCGACATCGTCAGCGTGCACGCGCCGCAGACCGCCGAGACCCGGCATCTGATCGGACGCCGCGAACTCGCCCTGATGCCCGACGGATCGGTGCTCATCAACACCGCGCGTGGCTCCCTCGTCGACCACGACGCGCTGGCCGAAGAGCTGCGGGCGGGACGGATCGCGGCGATTCTCGACGTGACCGAGCCCGAGCCGCTCCCGGCGGACTCCCCGCTCTACGACCTTCCGAACGCCTTCGTCACCCCGCACCTCGCGGGCTCCCAGGGCAACGAACTCGCCCGGCTCGGCCTGGTGGTGGTCGGGGAGGCCGAGCGGCTGGTCTCCGGCCGGGCGCCGGAGTTCCGGGTGGACGAACGGGAACTCGGGAGGATGGCGTGA
- a CDS encoding radical SAM protein — translation MGGSRTALVEDLMERFPHVPREAVFKEDLLRGGVAFDASALSDTTNEAAGDVKPKSYFIFSFDHGTLPELGEAALRRPPEEIILTGGPYDLRRTVVSVRVNPSSPYRVAADEDGMLGLYLNGKRVSDVGVPPMPEYYRHTLSNGKSVMEVAPTIQWGYLIYLTVFRVCQYFGAKEECQYCDINHNWRQHKAAGRPYTGVKDVEEVLEALEIIDRYDTAKASTAYTLTGGAITSQVAGRDEADFYGHYAKAIEERFPGRWIGKVVAQALPRDDVQRFKDYGVQIYHPNYEVWDRRLFELYCPGKERYVGRDEWHRRILDSAEIFGARNVIPNFVAGVEMAEPFGFTTVDEAIASTTEGLRFFMSHGITPRFTTWCPEPTTPLGKANPQGAPLEYHIRLLEAYRSTMDDFGLSSPPGYGPPGPGNAVFSVSSFMDSLPALEPAVADASGPAVS, via the coding sequence ATGGGCGGCAGCCGCACCGCGCTGGTCGAGGATCTGATGGAGCGGTTCCCGCACGTACCGCGGGAAGCCGTCTTCAAGGAGGACCTGCTCCGCGGGGGTGTGGCCTTCGACGCCTCGGCGCTGAGCGACACCACCAACGAGGCGGCCGGTGACGTCAAGCCGAAGTCGTACTTCATCTTCTCCTTCGACCACGGCACCCTGCCCGAGCTCGGCGAGGCGGCCCTGCGGCGTCCGCCCGAGGAGATCATCCTCACCGGCGGCCCGTACGACCTGCGGCGGACGGTCGTGTCCGTGCGCGTCAACCCCTCCTCGCCGTACCGGGTGGCGGCCGACGAGGACGGGATGCTCGGGCTGTACCTCAACGGAAAGCGGGTCTCCGACGTCGGCGTGCCGCCGATGCCCGAGTACTACCGGCACACCCTCTCCAACGGGAAGTCCGTGATGGAGGTGGCACCCACCATCCAGTGGGGCTACCTGATCTACCTCACCGTCTTCCGCGTCTGCCAGTACTTCGGCGCCAAGGAGGAGTGCCAGTACTGCGACATCAACCACAACTGGCGCCAGCACAAGGCTGCCGGACGCCCCTACACCGGCGTGAAGGACGTGGAGGAGGTCCTGGAGGCGCTGGAGATCATCGACCGGTACGACACCGCCAAGGCGTCCACCGCGTACACCCTCACCGGCGGCGCCATCACCTCGCAGGTCGCCGGCCGCGACGAGGCCGACTTCTACGGGCACTACGCCAAGGCCATCGAGGAGCGCTTCCCGGGGCGGTGGATCGGCAAGGTCGTCGCGCAGGCGCTGCCGCGCGACGACGTACAGCGGTTCAAGGACTACGGGGTGCAGATCTACCACCCCAACTACGAGGTGTGGGACCGCCGTCTCTTCGAGCTCTACTGCCCCGGCAAGGAGCGCTACGTCGGCCGCGACGAGTGGCACCGGCGGATCCTCGACTCGGCGGAGATCTTCGGCGCGCGCAACGTCATCCCCAACTTCGTGGCGGGTGTGGAGATGGCCGAGCCGTTCGGGTTCACCACGGTCGACGAGGCCATCGCCTCGACCACCGAGGGCCTGCGCTTCTTCATGTCGCACGGCATCACCCCGCGCTTCACCACCTGGTGCCCGGAGCCGACCACCCCCCTGGGCAAGGCCAACCCGCAGGGTGCGCCGCTGGAGTACCACATCCGCCTCCTGGAGGCGTACCGCTCCACGATGGACGACTTCGGGCTGTCCTCGCCGCCCGGATACGGCCCGCCCGGCCCGGGCAACGCGGTCTTCTCGGTCAGCTCCTTCATGGACAGCCTTCCGGCGCTGGAACCCGCGGTCGCGGACGCGAGCGGGCCCGCCGTTTCGTGA
- a CDS encoding FAD-binding protein, translated as MTKPLTNWAGNITYTTEELHRPQSLDALAALVAKSARVRVLGSGHSFNEIADPGQDGVLLSLSALPPVVDVDTTARTVRVAGGVRYAELARRVHEHGLALHNMASLPHISVAGSVATGTHGSGTGNGSLASAVREVELITADGSALTIGRGDAGFDGAVTSLGALGVVTALTLDLEPDFEVSQHVFTELPEDGLDFETVAATAYSVSLFTDWGRPGFRQAWLKRRTDQPLPDFPWGTPATEAMHPVPGMPAGNCTAQFGVPGPWHERLPHFRAEFTPSSGSELQSEYLLPRPDAADALRALDLIRGNIAPLLQICEVRTVAADRQWLSPAYGRDTVALHFTWVEDTAAVLPVVRRVEAALEPFDPRPHWGKVFTVPSDVLRGRYPRLDDFRELARATDPARKFANAFVSDFLHPLS; from the coding sequence ATGACCAAGCCCCTGACCAACTGGGCCGGCAACATCACGTACACGACCGAGGAGCTGCACCGGCCGCAGTCGCTCGACGCGCTGGCCGCCCTGGTCGCGAAGAGCGCCCGGGTGCGGGTGCTGGGCAGCGGGCACTCCTTCAACGAGATCGCCGACCCGGGCCAGGACGGCGTCCTGCTCTCGCTGTCCGCGCTGCCCCCGGTCGTGGACGTCGACACGACGGCCCGTACGGTCCGGGTCGCGGGCGGCGTCCGGTACGCGGAGCTGGCGCGCCGGGTCCACGAGCACGGGCTCGCCCTGCACAACATGGCCTCGCTGCCGCACATCTCGGTGGCGGGGTCCGTGGCGACCGGCACGCACGGCTCGGGCACCGGCAACGGTTCGCTCGCCTCGGCCGTCCGCGAGGTGGAGCTGATCACGGCCGACGGTTCGGCCCTGACGATCGGCCGCGGGGACGCGGGCTTCGACGGGGCGGTGACCTCGCTCGGCGCGCTCGGCGTCGTCACCGCGCTCACCCTCGACCTGGAGCCGGACTTCGAGGTGAGCCAGCACGTGTTCACCGAACTCCCCGAGGACGGGCTGGACTTCGAGACGGTGGCGGCGACTGCGTACAGCGTGAGTCTGTTCACCGACTGGGGACGGCCGGGCTTCCGGCAGGCGTGGCTCAAGCGGCGCACCGACCAGCCGCTCCCGGACTTCCCGTGGGGGACGCCGGCCACCGAGGCGATGCACCCGGTGCCGGGCATGCCCGCCGGGAACTGCACCGCGCAGTTCGGCGTCCCCGGCCCGTGGCACGAGCGACTCCCGCATTTCCGGGCGGAGTTCACCCCGAGCAGCGGATCCGAGCTGCAGTCCGAGTACCTGCTGCCGCGCCCGGACGCGGCGGACGCGCTGCGCGCGCTCGACCTGATCCGCGGGAACATCGCTCCGCTGCTGCAGATCTGCGAGGTGCGCACGGTCGCCGCCGACCGGCAGTGGCTGAGCCCCGCCTACGGACGGGACACCGTGGCCCTGCACTTCACCTGGGTCGAGGACACCGCGGCCGTACTGCCGGTGGTACGGCGGGTCGAGGCGGCGCTGGAGCCGTTCGATCCGCGGCCGCACTGGGGCAAGGTGTTCACCGTGCCGTCGGACGTGCTGCGCGGGCGCTATCCGCGACTGGACGACTTCCGGGAGCTGGCCCGCGCGACGGACCCGGCGCGCAAGTTCGCCAACGCCTTCGTCTCGGACTTTCTCCACCCCCTTTCCTAA
- the rsgA gene encoding ribosome small subunit-dependent GTPase A, producing the protein MTSSVFPAVHPLQSYGWDDAWADAFAPYDAEGLLAGRVVRVDRGQCDVVTADGVLRADTAFVTPHDPLRVVCTGDWVAVEPAGNPRYVRTYLPRRTAFVRSTSSKRSEGQILAANVDYAVIAVSLAVELELGRVERFLALAWESGAQPVVVLTKADLVPDPVTLGHLVQDVETTAPGVAVLPVSAGTGEGLDVLAAVLSGGTTVLLGQSGAGKSTLANALIGEDVMHVQAARVADGKGRHTTTTRNLLALPGGGVLIDTPGLRGVGLWDAESGVGQVFAEIEELAADCRFHDCAHIAEPGCAVLTALESGALSERRLDSYRKLLRENQRIVAKTDARLRAEIRRDWKRKGAEGKAAMEAKRGR; encoded by the coding sequence TTGACTTCCTCCGTTTTTCCCGCGGTACACCCCCTCCAGTCGTACGGCTGGGACGACGCCTGGGCGGACGCGTTCGCTCCCTACGACGCCGAAGGGCTGCTGGCCGGCCGGGTCGTCCGCGTCGACCGCGGGCAGTGCGACGTGGTCACCGCCGACGGTGTCCTCCGCGCGGACACCGCGTTCGTGACCCCGCACGATCCGTTGCGGGTCGTGTGCACCGGCGACTGGGTCGCCGTCGAACCCGCGGGCAACCCGCGCTACGTACGCACGTATCTGCCGCGCCGCACCGCCTTCGTGCGCTCCACCTCCTCCAAGCGCTCCGAGGGACAGATCCTGGCGGCCAACGTCGACTACGCCGTCATCGCCGTGTCGCTCGCCGTGGAACTCGAACTCGGCCGCGTCGAACGCTTCCTCGCGCTCGCCTGGGAATCCGGCGCGCAACCGGTCGTCGTCCTCACCAAGGCCGACCTGGTGCCGGACCCCGTCACCCTCGGTCACCTCGTACAGGACGTGGAGACCACCGCGCCGGGGGTCGCCGTACTCCCGGTGAGCGCCGGCACCGGCGAAGGGCTCGACGTGCTGGCGGCCGTCCTGTCCGGAGGCACGACCGTGCTCCTCGGACAGTCCGGCGCGGGCAAGTCGACCCTCGCCAACGCCCTGATCGGCGAGGACGTGATGCATGTGCAGGCCGCGCGTGTGGCGGACGGCAAGGGCCGCCACACCACGACGACCCGCAATCTCCTCGCCCTCCCCGGCGGCGGCGTCCTCATCGACACACCCGGTCTGCGCGGCGTCGGCCTCTGGGACGCCGAGTCCGGGGTCGGGCAGGTCTTCGCGGAGATCGAGGAGCTCGCCGCGGACTGCCGCTTCCACGACTGCGCGCACATCGCGGAGCCCGGCTGCGCCGTACTCACCGCCCTCGAGTCCGGCGCCCTGTCCGAACGACGCCTGGACAGCTACCGCAAGCTCCTGCGTGAGAACCAGCGCATCGTCGCGAAGACCGACGCGCGGTTGCGGGCGGAGATCCGGCGGGACTGGAAGCGGAAGGGGGCGGAGGGGAAGGCGGCCATGGAGGCCAAACGGGGGCGTTGA
- a CDS encoding cellulose-binding domain-containing protein, whose product MPDLPTPQDAAEAALLSECWDAVLSYADLCTSGSAAATQLATEAFTHGITELRAATAASKNTGTGRRVLRLPRIPLLLTSVRAAAAAWEAAGLGHRLDPDLRLWLNSEKAARYTGPPLHRPVALRGLQDLQEPDAALLWLAEVESLPLPAVARRLGLDPSAAATELAQVRALFRDRCHRNHLDTPMDAGCRSYARLLDAVTRSPGAETPGDLSRHLARCVRCAEAAACLRLHGGGLPAAISGGVIGWGGLAYLERRRRAAEAGLTGGRTDAAVDTGLAEGRPVRPRIGRTGILVAAVAVSALALTVSLMPFGGSHDGAAPASGASGERQPVAEPLPSVPADASGSPVTDITATATATAASTTRPEVSSDPEAQGESSEPANKSERPADVTKNASADCEVKYEIVNEWPDGFQATVTVTSAEALSTWRLGWTFDDGQRVGQMWDGTFTQDDARVTATAADYNKSVAPNGTFAFGFLGSWSGANSAPHDFTLNNDRCDGGS is encoded by the coding sequence ATGCCCGACCTGCCGACCCCCCAGGACGCCGCCGAGGCCGCGCTGCTCTCGGAGTGCTGGGACGCGGTCCTGTCGTACGCCGATCTGTGCACGTCCGGTTCGGCCGCGGCCACGCAACTGGCGACCGAGGCCTTCACGCACGGCATCACCGAACTGCGCGCCGCCACCGCGGCATCGAAGAACACCGGCACCGGGCGCAGGGTGCTCAGGCTGCCCCGCATTCCGCTGCTGCTGACCTCGGTCCGGGCCGCGGCCGCCGCCTGGGAGGCGGCCGGCCTGGGCCACCGGCTCGACCCCGACCTGCGGCTGTGGCTCAACTCCGAGAAGGCCGCGCGCTACACCGGGCCGCCGCTGCACCGCCCCGTCGCGCTGCGCGGCCTGCAGGACCTGCAGGAGCCGGACGCCGCCCTGCTCTGGCTGGCCGAGGTCGAATCGCTGCCGCTGCCCGCCGTGGCCCGGCGCCTCGGCCTGGACCCGTCGGCCGCGGCCACCGAACTCGCCCAGGTGCGGGCGCTGTTCCGGGACCGTTGCCATCGCAACCACCTCGACACCCCGATGGACGCGGGCTGCCGCAGCTACGCACGGCTGCTGGACGCGGTCACCCGCTCTCCCGGCGCCGAGACCCCCGGCGACCTCTCACGGCACCTCGCGCGCTGCGTGCGGTGTGCGGAGGCGGCCGCCTGCCTGCGGCTGCACGGCGGCGGGCTGCCCGCGGCGATCTCGGGCGGCGTGATCGGCTGGGGCGGCCTCGCGTATCTGGAACGGCGGCGCCGCGCCGCGGAGGCGGGGCTGACCGGCGGCCGTACCGACGCGGCCGTGGACACGGGCCTGGCCGAGGGCCGCCCGGTCCGGCCCCGGATCGGCCGGACCGGGATCCTGGTGGCGGCCGTCGCCGTGTCGGCGCTGGCGCTCACGGTCTCCCTGATGCCCTTCGGCGGTTCCCACGACGGGGCTGCGCCCGCGAGCGGCGCGTCGGGCGAGCGGCAGCCGGTGGCGGAGCCCCTGCCTTCCGTCCCGGCGGACGCGTCGGGTTCGCCCGTCACCGACATCACCGCTACCGCTACCGCCACCGCGGCCTCGACGACACGGCCGGAGGTCAGCTCCGACCCGGAGGCCCAGGGGGAGTCCTCCGAGCCCGCGAACAAGTCGGAGCGCCCGGCGGACGTCACCAAGAACGCGTCGGCGGACTGCGAGGTGAAGTACGAGATCGTCAACGAGTGGCCGGACGGCTTCCAGGCCACCGTCACCGTCACCTCCGCCGAGGCCCTCAGCACCTGGCGGCTCGGCTGGACCTTCGACGACGGCCAGCGCGTCGGCCAGATGTGGGACGGCACCTTCACCCAGGACGACGCCAGGGTCACGGCCACCGCCGCCGACTACAACAAGTCCGTCGCCCCGAACGGCACCTTCGCCTTCGGCTTCCTCGGCTCGTGGAGCGGAGCCAACTCGGCCCCGCACGACTTCACTCTCAACAACGACCGCTGCGACGGGGGCAGTTGA